The genomic segment GCGCGTCGTCGTTAGGCGAGGAGAAGGGGGAGAGAGACCTTGGATGGCTGGGCCATCGAGACGGAAGACCTGCGGAGGACATTCCGCGACTCAAGTCGAGACAAGAAACGCAAGGCCAATGGGGGGAATGGCGAGGCGAAGCGGGGGACCGGGGAGTTCGTCGCCCTGGACGGGGTGACCCTGCAGGTGCCTCCGGGAGAGACCTTCGGCCTCCTCGGCCCCAATGGGGCCGGCAAGACGACCCTCATCAAGATCCTGGCCACCCTGATGTATCCCACCTGCGGGCAGGCCTGGGTCTGCGGGTACGACGTCAGGAAGCGGCCCGGCGAGGTCAAGAAGGTGATCAACATGGTCTCCGGTGGGGAACACTCGGGCTTCGGGGTCCTCACCGTGCGCGAGACACTATGGATGTTCTCCCAGTTCTACGGACTGGATTCCCGTGAGGCCCTGCGCCGGATCGACTGGCTGATGGACGTCGTCGGACTCGCGGACGAGGCCGGGACCAGGATGAGCAAGCTGTCGACGGGCATGCGCCAGAAGATGAACTTCATCCGCGGGTTCATCAGTGACCCGCAGGTCCTCTTCCTCGACGAGCCCACGCTGGGACTTGACGTAGGTGTCTCCCGAACCATCCGGCGGTTCGTCAAGGACTGGGTCAGGGAGCGCGAAGGGCGAACGGTCCTTCTGACCACCCACTACATGGCCGAGGCCGACGAGATGTGCGACCGCGTGGCCATCATCGACCACGGCCGCGTGCTGGCCTGCGATTCACCCGCCAACCTCAAGCGGACTCTCGGTCAGGATGCCCTGATCGAGTTGGAGCTGGGGACGGGGGAGGAGGGCGTCCGGGCCGAGGCTCTGACCGCCCTGCCCGGCGTGCGCCGGGCCGCCCTCAAGGCCGATTCGGCCCAGGGCAAGGCCGAGGTGACCGTGATCATCGAGGACGACGGGGCCATCCAGACCGTCCTCGGACACGTCGCCACCCTTGGGGCCAAGGTCCTGTCGTTTCGGAAGAAGGAAGTCACCCTCGAAGACGTCTTCTTGTCGATGGTGGGGAGGAAACTCGATGAATCTAACGGCAACGGGAACGGAAACGAAAACGGGCAGGCCTGATCGGGCCAAGTCGGCGGCCACGTTTCGCGAGGGGCTGAGGAACAACTACAAGGCCGCCTGGGGACGGGCCTACGTCCGAGTGATCGGAGTCAACCGGGAGCTGTCCTGGGTGCTGCTGGACATTTTCCTGCCCCTCTTCAGCATCGCCGCCTACGTGTATCTCTACCGATCGATGGGGGCGCCCCGGGCCTATGACGGGTTTGTCATCCTCGGCGCCCTGATGACGGCGTACTGGCTCAACGTCCTCTGGTCGATGGCCGCCCAGTTCTACTGGGAGCGCGAGATCGGACACCTCGAGCTGTACATGCTGGCGCCGATCTCACCCATGGCCATCCTCTTCGGGATGTCCTTCGGCGGCATCTTCCAGACCACGGTCCGGGCGGCGGTGACAGTGACCATGGGTAGCCTCATCTTCGGGGTCCGCTTCCAGGTGGCCGACTGGGCCGGGGTCGTCGGGGTCTTCCTGCTCACCCTGGTCAGCCTCTATGGGCTCGGGATGGCCGCCGCGTCGCTGTACCTGGTATACGGGCGCAACGCCTGGAACCTCTCGAACCTCTTTCAGGAGCCGGTCTACCTGTTGTCCGGGGTCAACTTTCCGGTCAAGGCCCTCGGCTTTTGGGTAGCCGCGGCTTCTTGCCTGATCCCGCTGACCCTGGGCATGGACGCCCTCCGGCAATTATCCTTCGGTGACCCGTCCATCGGCTTCCTGCCGGTCAGGTGGGAGGTGCTCGGGCTGACGGTCATCGGCCTGCTGACCCTGGTCGGCGCCTGGGCGGCCCTGAAGTGGCTGGAGGACTTGGCCAAACGGCAGGGGAGGTTGACCCTGAAATGGCAGTAGAGCGAGGGGAGGCGGCGGGCAGGCCCGACCGTCAGTCAGGCCGG from the Bacillota bacterium genome contains:
- a CDS encoding ABC transporter permease, encoding MNLTATGTETKTGRPDRAKSAATFREGLRNNYKAAWGRAYVRVIGVNRELSWVLLDIFLPLFSIAAYVYLYRSMGAPRAYDGFVILGALMTAYWLNVLWSMAAQFYWEREIGHLELYMLAPISPMAILFGMSFGGIFQTTVRAAVTVTMGSLIFGVRFQVADWAGVVGVFLLTLVSLYGLGMAAASLYLVYGRNAWNLSNLFQEPVYLLSGVNFPVKALGFWVAAASCLIPLTLGMDALRQLSFGDPSIGFLPVRWEVLGLTVIGLLTLVGAWAALKWLEDLAKRQGRLTLKWQ
- a CDS encoding ABC transporter ATP-binding protein — encoded protein: MDGWAIETEDLRRTFRDSSRDKKRKANGGNGEAKRGTGEFVALDGVTLQVPPGETFGLLGPNGAGKTTLIKILATLMYPTCGQAWVCGYDVRKRPGEVKKVINMVSGGEHSGFGVLTVRETLWMFSQFYGLDSREALRRIDWLMDVVGLADEAGTRMSKLSTGMRQKMNFIRGFISDPQVLFLDEPTLGLDVGVSRTIRRFVKDWVREREGRTVLLTTHYMAEADEMCDRVAIIDHGRVLACDSPANLKRTLGQDALIELELGTGEEGVRAEALTALPGVRRAALKADSAQGKAEVTVIIEDDGAIQTVLGHVATLGAKVLSFRKKEVTLEDVFLSMVGRKLDESNGNGNGNENGQA